DNA from Denticeps clupeoides chromosome 7, fDenClu1.1, whole genome shotgun sequence:
AGTCCACAAACCACTTGGCACCAAGGAAGTTGCAGGCCATGTCCACGTCTCCATTGTAAACCAGCAGCTGGAGGTTCTTCTGCAGCAGGCTCTGGTAGAAGGAGGTCATGTCTGTGTAGGTCCTCTGGTACAATGTTCCAACCGTATGGCTAAAAATATTAGCATATAATTTTGGATTATATTTGAAATACGACTACTTGAAGACTGAAAATACGATGGGTTGTGTTGCGTGTTCACACTATCTAGTGCATTGATGGAATCAAATGATCAAAAAATTGCAGGCAAGCTATGAATACTAATATACTAATGTATATTAGTATTGTAATATGTAAATTTGAGATTTGCATGTATGTTCTGGTGTTGACCTGCAGAGCTCCCAGGACTGCACAGAGGTGGGGATGTGCAGAGCACTACGCACTTCTGGGTTGTTCAGCCATTCATACATGGCCGTGCCATTAATACACATGGGCACCCCAGGGATTGCTGCCTCAATCTATAAGAGAACCAAGCAAATGGAGAAATGGATGAATGGGACTGATACAATTTTCACACATCACAGAGTATTATATCATGCATGAATTGGTTCTATAGCAGTAAAGCAGTGCTGGGTCCAGAAATTTAAACaagttttaaatttaatttctgAGCCTTTGATGCTCCTTTGGCTTGCAGTCATCAGTAGACGTGCATGTTTTCCCTTTGTTATTCAATGGGTATAAGTTGAAGAATATTTTCCCTGTGCTCAGGCCAGGTTGAATAACTCACCTGGGGCTGGAAGGTGAAGCCAGAGTCTCGGAAGAGGTTGGCGACATCAGCAGCGTAGCGTCCATTCATCGGGGCTCCACCGTAACATTGGCCGTACAGGTTATAGATGTTGAGCCCAATGTCCTGAATCACGTAAAGGGCCTGGTACACCTGGTAGAGGGAGAATCGGGAGTGAGCAGAGCAGCACTGCTTCCACCATCAATGTCAGTGGAAAAATACAATCACATTCAAATTCACATTAATGCCTGAAAAAATTTACCTTTTTATTATTGTGGTTGTGGCTCACCGAGAGAATGCAACTTTATTCATTcacattattttataataataatgaaaatttcactttgagagattatttaacattaatacgagttggctagaaatggcgatttGTTTATAGAGtgaccattctgcttcaccggcAGCTCatacggtcggatctggaatttgtctcctAATTtgcatgacttcctgtctgcgcctaATGGCGTTgatgatggggcagtggtggcctagcggttaaggaagcggccgagtaatcagaaggatgccggttcgaatcccgatctgccaaggtgccactgaggtgccactgagcaaagcaccacccccacacactgctccccgggcgcctgtcatggctgcccactgctcaccaagggtgatgggttcctTCCTTATTTAGACATTTGGTTCAGATTTTCATCTAATCTGTAGATCATGATGTTAAAACTGTCTTGGTGAAGTCAATACATTACTGATCATTACTGAATCAACATTCCAATTGTCATCAAAATGGGTCAAAAATAGATAAATGCATGATCAGTAATCAACAGCTCGTCATGCTCAAGAAGGTAAATTTTGAGATGTGAATGGAAATAAACTCACAGCGTTCATGCAGTTGCTATCACTGTTGCTGTAGAAGTTACAGGACCCCCCTGAACAGCACGCTTGGTTCATCTGGTTCCACAAGCtgccgacaaaaaaaaaaaacaactcagaaGAACTCACAGAGAATCAAATCGGTTCTCAAAGgaaataagagaaaaagaaaatatgtaagTGAATAAAAGAGATTTATATGAATAAGAAGTAGGCCAGCAAGTCAAGAAAAGTCCCAGCCAGAGAGAGAGGTTCCTTCAAAACCACTCACCTCTCACTAAAGAGACCATGGTAGTatccaaaataaataagtgacTGGTCGTTCAGGGCGTAGTTTGTCATTCCATTTCCAACTCCAACTCCCTGCGAATGACATTTTACCCTCCTTCTCCATTCAGGGACAGTATGAGGGACTTTTCAGATTACAGATTACTGACAGTTGCTCACCTTTAGGTTGATGTTTGCAGAATTACTGATGATGTACTGGGCCAGACTTGGGCCATAAACGCCACCATAACTCTCCGCAAATATGTAAAAGTTATTTGAGGCAAAAGAGGGGAACTTGTTAAAGAAGTCCAGCAATGCGTTGTAGTTGTCCTCTGCAACCTGGAAAGAAACGGACAAATCAGGGATTGTACAGGCTTTCAAATTTtagattcaaattttatttgtcacatacacagttatagactgtatgatatgcagtgaaatgctttagcgactgctatagaccacagtattgtaaatattgcaagtatacagtaaaccgatatgcaaatattgcgaacaaaaccaaatattacacttttatgtttttaacatgtttttaaCAGGTAGGTGTTCAAatgagtaaaaagtaaaaaaattgttcaagatcctgggggattgagtccagaattGATTGAAAGttaaagtgctggagtgtattagtgttctgtcctatgaagtgttgtggttgttgagagctcttATAGCTGTTGAGAGCCTGTATAGCCTTTTGATCTGACAGTTtagacaatacaaatacatcCAGTTGATGTGTGTAAAGACCTGAGGGTCACTAGTGCTGTAATTCCCAGTGGTGGAGTAGGAGAATCCAACTCCAGCTGGGGATTCCAGGTACAGCACATTGGCCACCAGATTCCAGCTGTATGGGTTTAGGTAGACGGTCGCATCATCATGCAGCTGAAGACAGGGAGGGCAGAACAGAACAGGAGTAAAACAGCTGGTGGACGCCTGAGAAAGAGTCCAGAGGCGTGGACAGACTCACGTGGAACGGCCCGTTCTCTGACAGCATCCCCTCCAGAGAGCTGCACCCTGGGCCTCCATTCAACCACAAGATGAATGGGTCGGTGGAAGGATTGTTCTGCGATTCCACAAACCTGTGCAAGTCCAAATACATGAAAAGCTGAGGACAAAGTACCaatgatctaaaaaaaaaaaagacaggcaGCCGTTGAGCTCACCAGTAGTGGAAATATTTGCCACTGCCTGCCTGCAGGTAGCCCGAGTAGTGCTGAAAGGTTGGTGTCTCAGACAGCCCAGGGAGGGAGGTGACGAGGTCAGCCTCAGCCCCGTTCTGTGCCGCTGTGGCGGCTACGCAAAAAGCAAGCGCAAGTGCACTGCACCACGCAAGCATCGTGGATTTCTCCTGAGCTTCTGACTCGGCTTCTTATATAAACCCCGATTATCAGCAGAGTGCAGGGCATCAGCGTTTTATCAGGACTGGCATACACCAGGTTTCCGTTCCATGAATTTGTCTGTAAACAGAGTGCAATTATTAACAACGGGACTATAGGATTATAAACGAACAATTCATTTGCTCAAGATTGATGTTTTAGGCAATACATGACTATATATTTTAAAGGATTTTTGCatatcaatatttacatgttgtaattatttacaattttaccAATATACTACAAGCACTGTACTTTATAATCAAACTGAGTGGACccaataaagaaaaatgataaatgtcTACTTAAACTGTATCGAACAGGCATCAGCTCAAGTTTTCATTTTGGGCATGTTCACACATCAATACAGGGATGTGAACAGAGAATCATAATTTAATAGAGAAATATTGTCTGTGAGCAAAggccatatttatttatttaaaaagcacatgCGAGGACAGTGCAGTGCCACGCTAGGAGGGCACAAGGTACAAGTTCATGACATATTTTAAACTCACACAAGGAACAAGGGCCAAATGTAACTGATGTTGAGAACCTCTGTGGCGTAATGCTTAACCATAACCATAACCATGCAGTACACCAGTACATAACACAGACTACTGGCCCGGGCTCTATATCTGTCATAGCTGGCAGTAGGTGAAGTCTATCCGTTATGCTGCAAAAAGTTGTTTGAGATGCAGCAAAAGAAACAGGAATTGGAGCAGCCTCTGCGAGGAAAAGTTATGACCGCATAAAGGAAGCTGTTTTAAGAGTtataaaaacagaaaggaaAGTGACTGTACAGTCATTTCAATTGTTTGTGTATTGCTGCGGGTGTTAATAGCTTTGAAGGGTTGTGTAACTCAATGTCCAAAGTGTtttatagagcatctgtccatgtttgcaACTCTAGCAATTCTGCCAAGAACAGTGGAACAATTCACTTAAAGCTTAAATTTGTTGGTTCTCTGTTATGGATCCAGCCTGCTTTGTCCATTCCAAAACCATTTAGATGTGATTTGGGCAGACTTGAGTGCTGCATTCTTATCTTTTAAAAGCTTAATCATTCCACCCTAAATGGCACAAAGAAATCATTAAAAGCCCCAAATTACAATGCATTTGTGTCATAATGAGTTTATGTAAGCTTCTGACCACAATATTGTTTAGGAGTAAAAGTTCATTGGAACCTCAACAGCATAACAATGCAATACTGACAAAGACTGGGCAGATGCATTCTCCTCCTATAACCTTGCGTGTCTATCCTCAAGGTGGAATGCATTATCTTTTTATATGGAAATAATATTTCTAATTTGGGGGACATGAGTATCAGCAAAGACAGAAGGGGTTTTCCAATGTCTACTTAAACCGGAAAAAGAAACCCTTATctacacttttattttaaaagttatcAGGCAATCCCAATGTCAAAAGTGATTAAGTAATCATTATACTGATAGGGAACTAACAGGAATAGTACATCTGTTATCCTAAAGCCTGATACATAGCAACACAACATAACctctgtatgtttgtgtataatCCTTGGTCCCGGGACCCAGCAGCGCAAC
Protein-coding regions in this window:
- the LOC114794518 gene encoding lysosomal protective protein-like codes for the protein MLAWCSALALAFCVAATAAQNGAEADLVTSLPGLSETPTFQHYSGYLQAGSGKYFHYWFVESQNNPSTDPFILWLNGGPGCSSLEGMLSENGPFHLHDDATVYLNPYSWNLVANVLYLESPAGVGFSYSTTGNYSTSDPQVAEDNYNALLDFFNKFPSFASNNFYIFAESYGGVYGPSLAQYIISNSANINLKGVGVGNGMTNYALNDQSLIYFGYYHGLFSESLWNQMNQACCSGGSCNFYSNSDSNCMNAVYQALYVIQDIGLNIYNLYGQCYGGAPMNGRYAADVANLFRDSGFTFQPQIEAAIPGVPMCINGTAMYEWLNNPEVRSALHIPTSVQSWELCSHTVGTLYQRTYTDMTSFYQSLLQKNLQLLVYNGDVDMACNFLGAKWFVDSLNLQALTQYGPWYFEDQIAGYVQQYKNLTLLTVKGAGHMVPEYKPGPALQLLKNYLANSY